From Rhododendron vialii isolate Sample 1 chromosome 10a, ASM3025357v1, the proteins below share one genomic window:
- the LOC131303700 gene encoding uncharacterized protein LOC131303700, with protein sequence MSEKKLVVLGVPWDVDTDGLRDYMSKFGELEDCIVMKERSTGRSRGFGYATFASVEDAKNALSSEHFLGNRALEVKVATPKEEMRAPSKKVSRIFVARISPSVTEAAFRSYFEQYGDMTDLYMPKDPSTKGHRGIGFITFASAESVDKLMDETHELGGSTVVVDRATPKEDDFRPISRASRATQGGVSRVSQGGYGAYNAYITGATTYAALGAPTLYDHPGSIYGREEFTRGMGKKVFVGRLPQEATTDDLRQYFGRFGRILDVYIPKDPKRTGHRGFGFVTFAEDGVADRVSRRSHEICGQQVAIDSATPIDDAGPSGNFMRDDVEPYGGYGGPVRSYGRMYGSLDYDNWGPYGMGGGRPSRADMRYRPY encoded by the exons ATGTCGGAGAAAAAGCTCGTG GTTTTGGGAGTCCCGTGGGATGTCGATACGGATGGCTTGAGGGATTATATGAGCAAGTTTGGGGAACTGGAGGATTGTATTGTGATGAAG GAGCGGTCCACTGGTCGTTCTCGTGGTTTTGGATATGCAACATTTGCATCAGTTGAGGATGCTAAG AATGCATTGTCCAGTGAGCACTTCCTCGGCAATAGGGCGCTGGAAGTAAAAGTAGCCACGCCTAAG GAGGAAATGCGAGCACCATCAAAGAAAGTCAGCAGGATATTTGTGGCCAGGATCTCACCATCTGTTACAGAAGCTGCTTTTCGAAG TTATTTTGAGCAGTACGGTGATATGACAGATTTATACATGCCAAAG GATCCAAGTACAAAAGGGCATCGTGGAATTGGTTTCATTACTTTTGCAAGTGCCG AATCTGTGGACAAACTGATGGATGAAACTCATGAATTAGGCGGCTCGACGGTAGTTGTGGACAGAGCAACACCCAAG GAGGACGACTTCAGACCAATAAGCCGTGCAAGTCGTGCGACACAAGGTGGTGTAAGTCGTGTGTCACAAGGTGGATATGGTGCATATAATGCTTATATTACCGGGGCAACTACATATGCAGCTCTTGGTGCTCCTACTTTATATGATCATCCTGGCTCCATCTATGGAA GGGAGGAATTCACCCGAGGAATGGGCAAAAAGGTTTTTGTTGGCAGACTTCCTCAGGAGGCCACAACTGATGATCTTCGTCAGTACTTTGGTAGATTTGGCCGGATTTTGGATGTCTATATTCCTAAG GATCCTAAGAGAACTGGCCACAGAGGTTTTGGGTTTGTGACCTTTGCAGAAGATGGTGTTGCAGATCGTGTCTCTCGAAGGTCTCATGAGATTTGTGGACAGCAG GTTGCCATTGATTCGGCTACGCCTATTGATGATGCTGGTCCCAGTGGAAACTTCATGAGGGATGATGTTGAACCATATGGTGGTTATGGCGGTCCTGTGCGAAGTTATGGGCGAATGTATGGAAGCCTGGATTATGACAAT TGGGGGCCCTATGGCATGGGTGGAGGGAGACCTTCACGAGCAGATATGAGGTATAGACCATATTAG